The proteins below are encoded in one region of Tachypleus tridentatus isolate NWPU-2018 chromosome 4, ASM421037v1, whole genome shotgun sequence:
- the LOC143248647 gene encoding uncharacterized protein LOC143248647, with the protein MIQICGLILTWMVRVYHFSVQTLIGMKMCLTLRAYGKLSCWRKTMLFAVELLVTTIVQHFVGKLVYCGGGCYHCTAFCGIHHASYCFHSLQPVCCDHHVLCSIIIILVII; encoded by the exons ATGATTCAGATCTGTGGGTTgattttaacctggatggtcagAGTTTATCACTTTAGTGTGCAGACCTTAATTGGGATGAAGAT GTGTCTAACTCTCAGAGCTTATGGGAAACTATCATGTTGGAGAAAAACAATGTTGTTTGCTGTAGAACTGCTT GTTACTACCATTGTACAGCATTTTGTGGGGAAGCTTGTTTATTGTGGAGGAGGTTGCTACCATTGTACAGCATTTTGTGGAATCCATCATGCATCATATTGCTTTCATTCTCTTCAACCTGTGTGTTGTGATCATCATGTTCTTTGCTCAATAATTATAATCCTTGTGATTATTTAA